A DNA window from Brassica napus cultivar Da-Ae chromosome C1, Da-Ae, whole genome shotgun sequence contains the following coding sequences:
- the LOC106351508 gene encoding uncharacterized protein LOC106351508 produces the protein MGVVMGRDEKVNIPHLYMKLAMDLEKLRNYPWGLYSFDFLLKQIDKIRHKLEQKEGYLIEGFLFGFQIWIMEAISALGEICGTKVSKIFTDIIGVENLFPEKGILHSFMEFHIDGVVLLASDFVQKDEKKDERVDRILDMIHRKHDWNNHVWGVKEATSSEFEEAGEEKGEDQVADTERSENSHVAENVDGTTDVSGRNKRKHADRGAESRKKNVLCQLAVSSKGNIDTYMKNFLEGLVQASFTIFGEKFCQQFSDRLGKIETEVTQLRTASERTEQFETVVIDRLEKIEAEVTQLRTTLVVTELVGKSDQASGPSMTKINTGPSTSKKDTAPSNKNVTTKRER, from the exons ATGGGTGTGGTGATGGGGAGGGATGAGAAGGTGAATATCCCGCATCTGTACATGAAGTTGGCGATGGATTTAGAGAAGCTTCGGAATTACCCATGGGGTTTGTACTCGTTTGATTTCCTTCTGAAGCAGATTGATAAAATAAGGCATAAATTGGAGCAGAAGGAGGGGTATCTGATAGAAGGATTCTTGTTTGGTTTCCAGATTTGGATAATGGAAGCTATTTCTGCTTTAGGAGAGATTTGTGGCACAAAAGTCAGCAAAATTTTTACAG ATATCATTGGCGTTGAGAACTTATTCCCAGAAAAG GGGATTTTGCATTCATTCATGGAATTCCACATAGATGGAGTGGTCCTTTTGGCAAGTGATTTTGTACAGAAGgatgagaagaaagatgaaagaGTGGATCGTATTTTGGATATGATCCATAGAAAACATGATTGGAACAATCATGTTTGGGGAGTAAAAGAAGCTACAAGCTCTGAATTTGAGGAAGCTGGCGAAGAGAAAGGAGAGGATCAAGTAGCTGATACTGAGAGGAGTGAGAATAGTCATGTTGCAGAGAATGTTGATGGCACAACTGATGTTTCGGGAAGAAACAAGAGAAAACATGCGGACCGAGGAGCAGAGTCAAGGAAGAAGAATGTCTTGTGCCAGCTAGCTGTTTCATCAAAAGGGAACATTGACACATATATGAAAAACTTCTTGGAGGGTCTGGTACAAGCTTCTTTTACTATTTTTGGGGAGAAATTCTGTCAGCAGTTCTCGGACAGGTTGGGGAAGATTGAGACTGAGGTTACACAACTCAGGACAGCTTCGGAGAGAACTGAGCAGTTTGAGACAGTTGTAATCGATAGGTTGGAGAAAATTGAGGCTGAGGTTACACAGCTCAGGACAACTTTAGTGGTGACTGAATTGGTGGGAAAGAGTGATCAAGCAAGCGGTCCTAGCATGACCAAAATCAACACTGGCCCTAGCACGAGCAAAAAAGACACAGCTCCATCAAATAAAAATGTAACTACTAAGAGAGAGCGTTAA